Sequence from the Spirochaetota bacterium genome:
GAACCTGAACGGCGGCATCGCCGAGGCGGACGGCAACTGCAATCTCCTCGCGGAAACGAACAAGCCCACGGACCTTCCCGGCGCGACGTTCCTGTCGCTCATGGTGGATGGGACCACCCGCATCGCGACCACCGACGGTTCGACCGACGCCGGCCAGACGAACTGGGTGCTGCTCCCCAACACGGAGTACTATTTAAAAAGCGGGAGTAAGCCGTACACGCAGAATATCTTCACCACGAACGAATACGGCCTGCCCTCGGGCGCGCTCCTCGTTCCCTTCACCACGAACGCGGGTGACACCTTCTGGACGGGACTTAACGCCGACTGGACAACCTCAACGGACACCTGCGGCGGATGGACGCTCGACCTGACCCAGGGCCGCTACGGCTCCGGCAACAAGACCGACGCGAACGCGATCAGCGCGGGAAGCGCGAGCAACGGGGTGGTGAAGAAGATCATCGCGGTGCAGCAGTAGGAATCCCCGCGCTGCCGAAGAGCCCCCGTTAAGTAAAGGGGGCTCTTCGGATGGAGGCTGGAGGTTTTTGTTTATTGCAAAGGGCTTAAGTGCTCACAAGGCTTTTATCGGGGGATAACGGCCTTGCGTGAAGGCGATGTACAGTCGAGCGTCCGCGGGACGGTCAACGACCCGGGCTTACTGTATCAACACATATTCCGCGAGAGCGGTCGGCCGTGGGATCGGGATTTTATCCTCACGCATGCCTTCCAGGTGGAACTCGATCGCCTCATACATGTTTTTTTCCACTTCTTTAACCGTTTTCCCGGTGGCAACGCAACCGGGAAGGTCGGGGGAATATGCTGAATAATTGTTCCTCGCTTTCTCGATGACTATCAGAAATTTTTTCATGTTCTTCACCTTGTCTTCTCCAGCGCAAAAACCAAATTTACCAATCATTCAAACTTCAATACGGGGCACTAACATTATACGGTAAATAACCATTCGAATATACAGAAGCTAAGTCCCTAATTAAAGGGAACCCATACATTGCACTTAGTATATCTCCATTTAACAATTGCAGTGGGGTAGACATATTTAGAAATCGAGACTCTTGAGGATTGTATACAGGCTTAATACTTGTCTGATAATCAAACTTTCCAGATTCTGACCAATAGTGCACAGTTGCGCTTGCAGTAGCATATCGCGGCGTAGTACTAACCGACATATATGGCCCACGATCAATTAGATTCCCATGTTTATCATATATCCACCCATATCCAAATCCAATACTACTTTTCATGCCCAATTTTTCATTTTGCCGAGTATATGTTAATCCCACACTACGGCTTGTTACTCCAGTAGTTAGATTTGACGATGCCTTAAAACCTATATTGAAATAACTAATATCAACACCGTATGACATATTTACACTTATACCTCTATTGAATCCTTCCTCTTGCCATGAGATTCCTACCGTGCCCCCATCTGCTGGCACGGAAAGCGATATTCCCCATCCATCATCATACGTATGCGATAGGGATAAATATTTAGACGTACACATGCTTATAGCATTTAAGAAAACATTCCCCCACCCACCTGCATTATAGCCTGACTGTTCTTTTGCGAATTCTTTTACTTGTTTTGCCGCTTTTTTAATTCCATCGATGAAATCCTTGGGAGAATGACCATAAGGATCACAAAAACTAATTGGATTCGCATACACAAACATATATCTATTATAACTTTGTGTATTGGAAATATTTGAAATAACACTATCCGCACTCACAAACCTCCCAACACTCGAATCATAAAACCTCGCCTTATAATAATACAGCCCCGTATCCTCATCCTCCTCCTGCCCCGTATATTTATACTTCGAGGCCGAGGTATTGCTGGAATATTCCCGGAGCAATTCCCCATAAGGCGCGTACTTATAATCGGCGATAACCGCGCCGGTATTGTCGGTAATGAGTTTCACCGATCCCAGGTGATTCGGATGGAAGTAATTAATCCCCGCGATATCCGAATCCCCCAGCAGCGGAATATCGCAGCCCGTTATGCCGAATACCGCGATGAAAAGCGCGAGTACGACAGGCACCCCGTGCGCCAGGCGCGGGAAGGCGATCGGGAAAGGCTTCTTTCTGAAACGGACCGTATACGCCAGGAGCGCCCCGCACCCAAGGAGCGTAAGCCCCAGCAGGACCTGCACCATAACCCGGTAATTCCTGGAGTCTTCAAAGAACGAGCGTACCGCTGAATAGATTTTAAGCGCGAGTCCCTGGGGATTCTTCCAGTTGTACATGTCTTTTTTAATGCCGTAGAGCCCTATTTGAGCCCCCTGGGTCTGGGTGACCGGAAGCTGGGCAACCAAGTCACCCTCCATGCCGTGAATGTATTTCGTCGCACGGTCGGGAGTGTTTGGCACCTTCGCGACTTCATACAGGCCGTTGATATTATAGACTGCGCTGCCGTCTTCCTTCCATTTCTTCACGCGGAAGCCGCTGTGGTCGTAGGTGTATTCCTCTTTCTTGGTAACGCCGTCCCAAATGGAAGCCAGTTGGTTTTTAGAATCGTAGGATAACGTCTTCCCGCGGCGTAAAGTCATATTGCCGTTCGCGTCGTAAGCATATGTGTTCCCCCTGCCGTCGTTGGTAACGGCATGCGGGTGCTGCGGATCGGAATATTGGTGAGTGAATCCGTCCTTCTGCGTGAGATTACCCTGCGGGTCGTAGGAATAGCGCTTGTCTCCGTAGACGCCATGCCCCCTTGTCAGCCTGCCCAGATTATCATATTCATAACTTTCCGAGTTTGTTGGAATTTCCATATCCTGCAGGCCGGTTATGTTACCTGTAAGTTCATCATAGTGATACACCACATGTTCAAGGGTGACATTCTGATTTGAGGAATCCAACTTCGTAGAATGAACCGAGGT
This genomic interval carries:
- a CDS encoding type II toxin-antitoxin system HicB family antitoxin; this translates as MKKFLIVIEKARNNYSAYSPDLPGCVATGKTVKEVEKNMYEAIEFHLEGMREDKIPIPRPTALAEYVLIQ